TTGCACTGACCATGACCTCTGTTTCTCATCTCTGAGAATCATTTTACAACGTCTCATCAAGCCATTTGGTCTTGCAAAAGCCGATGGAAGATACTGCTCAAGTTTATCCAAATATGTAGATCAATGCCGTGTtatcacccaaaaaaaaaaacagaatgtACTACtgatgatattaaatattaacgGCTTAAATCAAATTACTTTTAGTAAAAAGAAAGATCAAAGTTAATTTGAATTACTTACAACAAGAGCTCGGATGACGGCATAAGGCTTAATAATAGTAACAAATTGACTGTCAGCATTAGCAGATGTTGAAGCTAGTACATTTGCTTCTTTCCTTCGGGATGAAACTCTTTTAGCATCCAAATTAGGCTTCTTTCCTTCGGGCTGAAGTGATGCATTTGATGCATTTGCTCTCAAATCTAGTTTTTAATTGAAACAACAATGTCGGAACTAAAGTAGAACTAAAGATGAATCTAAAACCCAAAGGCAGAACATTAAGTTGAAGTAGAAAAGAGTTATCGTCACAATTCagagtaaagaaaataaagttcgACGGGAGAAGAGATGACAGAATTAAAGGGCTAATTCACTGTTGACAGTAGTAACGAGCCAGACAATCTTGAGATTTTCTTTCTTCGTATGACCAAGAAATCAGAGAGGGCTAGTGTTTCACAATTCGAAACTTGACGGATAATGGTCTGGCTCTCTACCCTTCTCCACTTAAAAATCTTGAGATTGCTTTACAGAAGCATTTACTGCTGCAGATTGATTTGGAAAATTTGAAGGGAAAAAAACCTCGCTAGCAACTGTGTATTTACCCTGAATAATCAAAGATAAGGCAACACACACCTTGAATAACTAGACGACTTGTATAATGAAAATAATTCTGACATTTCCATCATATTATGGTTTAAAGAGAAATAGATAAAAAGTgggaaaatggaagaaatttaaGAGAAGGTCACAGATGAGAAACTTGCCATAAAATCTCAATATAGGATTCTTTCCATTTGCAACAATCTCAAGTATTATCTGATCTCCCTCCTTTAAGCAATTTGCGATACAGAATTTATGCCGTATGCCTCTAATGTGGGTGTGTGCGCCAGACGAATATAGTGTAATTTCCAAGACCTTTGCTTATCCCTTACTGTTATCATACATTTCCTGTCCGTGAGACCGTTATCCCGTGCAAATGGGACTAGAAGTTGCTGAAATGGttttcaaaccaatagtacaaaaacagttcatgtttatggttcaTACTTCCAAATTAACAAAATGAGTTCGTCTTTTTCCCCCCTTTTTTTTAGTGTAACAAATAATTAGTTTTGAACTTACCACATGATCACTTGAAAGGCAATAAGGTGAGTTAGTATAAATGAAATGAGGGCGACCGAGAGGCATGTTCTCTTCAGCTTCTACTTTGGGGAAAACCTCATGTGGTGACTTGATGTCGAGCTTTGGGTTTTCTGTTGTTTTTGCTAGTAACAAAAAAGTTCATATAAAAGACACGGAAAAGATGACGTAAGAATAGTTCAACATGATTGAACTTGCGTCGAAGGCAATCTTTCCTACTATGTACAGCATAGTAAAACTACTTTTCAATGTATGAGGCTGATTAATCTACTAGTGTAAAACTCAATTAATTGTAAAACATGATCATGTTTTAGCCAAATATCAAGTTATCATTAGTTTCAATAAATCAAGTAATTTCCATAATTTGGTTAATCGACCAGCCTAATATAACACATTTTTCATGAAAAGAGCAAATTCTGCTTTCAATTCTCTccattagttattttatttcagcTTAGTCGCATCTTAGCacaatatttttaatcatgaaatCCTTGTAGTATATCAATCAAATCTACAGGAAATCTCGAAAAGATTGTATTAGCGTCTATACCACTATCCGAGTCTACGTACCAAAGGTATAGTTTAGCGGCCAATGAAGATTCAAATCCCGGTGAAGGGCAAAAAACCACTAGTCATGATTTTGTCCCATTTGCTTAAGCCTTGATGGGTAATATTACTAGGTACAAGAGAAATAGTGGAGGTGCGCGATAGACAATAAAGTCTTGATGGGCAAAATTACTAGGTACAAGAGAAATAGTTGAGGTGCGCGATAGACTATAGGCGATAGCTGGGCTAGGACACCACCatcataagtaaataaaaaaggaaataggAATTATGTGAAGGATAAGCGAGAATACTAGTAACcctcttttattatttaattgatgTCTCTTTCCGAACCGATTTCCCCAACTAATGGGATGTCCTGAATGAACCCAATCAGAAAAGgaatattaaggaaaaattagacgTATATACCTCAAGCCCGTCAAGCTCATCTAAAGGAGGTATACAGTTTCATCCTCTTAGGCTATTATTAAAGATTGCAAATTCTTTCTCCAAGTCAAGAAGGTGAATATTATTCAAATCTAGAGGGATGCAAATAAATGTGCGGATTTTTTGGcaaatgaaatacataaaaaataaaaaaataattaaaaaaaaataaaaaattgataatcacAGAAGATGCAATCAAGGAAATGAAGTTTTTTTTTCCTAGCCGATTCAAGCCACGTAGGTTATGCACGACTTTTAAGTAGTTTAACATTTTCCAATGTACTatcgaaattaaaaaaaaaaaaaaaaaaaaaaaaaaaaaactgaaatagagACCAAATTCCAAACCTTGTGATGTGAACTTGCAGTTATGATTCATTTCCTCTCCTGCTTCATTAACTCCTTCCGGAGTCTGTTCGTATTCTCTCTCAAATTGATTTGAATCAAAGATGGAAACTTCAAACTCCATTGCTCCTTCATGTCTGAAAATCAATAAACTCCCAACTGCAAATCATGTTCCTCTACAAACTTTGCCCAACCCTCTCCTAATAGCCGTCCGTTCACTTTCACACGCCACTTCTTACCAGCCCTTCTCAATATTGCATGTTCTTGATTAATTCCCTTCAGATGCTTGGAAAAAGCTATAGGGATTTTCTACAACATAGCATTTATAAGTACTTGAAAACATATGCCGTCACACTACTGTTGGATTCTTAAAACATGCATTACTATCCAACaacattttcattatttttggataTCAGACACGCATCCgataatatttttgaagagtttgaACAACATAACTTAAAACATTGCAGTGGACTAGATATAAAGACTATTGTAATTGAAATCATCACTAAGCTTACAAATCCCCAACAAATTCAAAGAATTTTCACAAATCACTATTTAAATTTCACCTTGTGTATTTTCTTGATCAGCCATTTGCCCACTAACGGACTAACCTGATTCGCAACATGTAACGCCCATTATACCAGgaacttttgaaaaataaaaggcaATTTGGTGCACTAAGTTCTCCTTATGTACGGAGTTCGGAGAAGGTTTATACCACAAGGGTTCATTGTATACACcttaattagtatatatatactcGTGCGAAGcatgaataatattaaaataatatttttaattattttatattgacatATCTCGTTCCAGCATGCTAAATCATATTagcttcaaaaaatttaaatatcatattatttatcaataaaaaaataatttaaaaaaaaaagataaatctaACTCTAACCATCTCCACCCTGCTCcctcttcaattttaaatataataaattatttaatgttaactaattattaattttgttgttgggcttttacctttatatttttaataaatccaGACATGTAATTACAATCCTTACgttcatttcatatttttattttttattttaatgtatcaATTCAACTTCAACAGctaactatatttaaaaaaaaaaaaaattatatctttcaatttaatttcaaaacaCTTAATTGTAtcaattaaaaaatctttaatttcaaaatttaaattttaccaCTCTCAATTCAATAAACAAAGCACATATCatttaatatctttttaaattttcaaataaagtttaattgctcataattttttcattgtttgattttatcattaatatttttaaatattttatttgtacatattcttatatcttctagataaattttattaaaatctcTCATACCACTCTAAAAATCATCCACCCCCTCACTCCcccaattttattttgttttctttttcttgctctacCCAACCCCCTACCCCCAACTCGTCCTCCTGGCTCCtctcaacatttattttttattttatttttttaaaaaaattttttaaCACCACCCACCTCACCACgaaccccctcccccctcccctttttctaaaaaatatatttttacaaaaaaaaaaattttaattttttctaatcccaaaagaattttaaactctttaatttatattttttaggaatTTTTTTTCCTATCACACCCCAACTAAACCTACATTCACCACCCCCTACCCTTCACCCACCTATACCCCACCCCCTTACAtcattttcatatatttcaattcaCTCCGATCATATTCATCTCTTTGTCActattcatttttattgtttagtattagaatacatatatgcttttaggaaaatattttttatttgcgtcacgaacaaaaaatataagtaagaaataatttattttcttaaaaaatatttttcatgaaaattatattCCTTCATAATGAACACATTCATAAAATCGATAAAAAAAACTCGGTGATAAAAGATAAGAATGATGGTACACAAAATCTTGAATGTATTTTTTTGGTAAACaggaaatattatatataaataatagtatttttgtaacaaaatatttatcaaatcgAAAAAAATTAACAGTACTCTTTTGTAGAACTAAAAACATGTTTGTTTTgtagcttaaaatgatcaaaaatcatGAATCTAAAGTgtaaaaatagatgaaaagtatgatatataattattatacaaaatactATTTGTTATGATACCATGAACATctacatattataatttttagataatttaatacACAATAAAGTATGTAATGCATGTATATACAttgttcaaaaatatcaaaagatttGACTTTTACAAATTTAAGGAAACACAGGTTGATTAAAGTGTTGTACCTTGAACATTAATGGAGGAAGATGAAGATAAAAAATGACATATTCTTCCTGCATATAGAAAGAAAAAGTTAAATCAAAAACagtttttaaaatatgaagaatgaaaaaaCGCAATAaatgaattcatgaattcaactttcatttaaattcaaatttaaatactatcataattATCTAATTTATTAGTCTTCCTTATCCTTCCTTTTTTCAAATGTAATACATAGTTATCTTATctatatatttgaattgagataaatatttgaaattaatgagataataatgataatttttaaaattatgattttatatttaatatataaatatattttatagcatttaaaaattataaatttatgtatttactaCTTTCCACACATGATTTTCCAGTTTTAAGctaataaaaatatgttattttttaaatctaaaaacctattatttttcacattcaaatgttattttcaaaataataataataataataataatagtaagatTTTCTCTTCAAtaacctattattattattattattattattattattattattattattattattattattattattaccgcaacatttttttctaaataaaaaaattactactaCGTGTCTTCTACTATTActactacaattattattattattattattattattattattattattattattattattattattattattattattattattattattattatcttttgttaaataattattttgttaaatatatcaTCCTAAAcgtaatattattataaatagctAGAGTTTATCTAGGACCCTTCAATTATGATTGTTAggtttaatcaaataaaaatcttttatttttcttttaaagtattattatttttaaattcaaatatataataaaataattattaaatagttagagtttatttaggactcttcaAGTATGATTGCTAGGTTTAAgctgataatttttttttgtttttcttttaaagtattattattttaaattcaaatatataataaaataattattaaatagttagATTTTATTTAACTATGATTGCTATATTTAAGCTAATAtaaatcttttgtttttcttttaaagtattattattttcaaattcaaatatataataaaataattattaaatagttagATTTTATTTAGGACTCTTCAACTATGATTGCTAGGTTTAAGCTAATAaaaatcttttgtttttattttaaagtattattattttcaaattcaaatatataataaaataattattaaatagttagagtttatttaggactcttcaACTATGATTGCTAGGTTTAAGCTAATAaaaatcttttgtttttattttaaagtattattattttcaaattcaaatatataataaaataattattaaatagttagagtttatttaggactcttcaATAATTATTAAGTTGTAACAATGTTTATGCATTTGTTTTATCATCTTGTGCGGAATTGTTTACTATAATATTTTTAGTTAATATTTTACCTAtaatttaaataagttttttgaactacttatattttattttcaatattatttattgaattttagttTTAATTGCTGATATTACCTACctatgaatttaaattatatattttcttataaagtATTATAAAAGAATAAAGTATAGTACTTGCTGAGTAaaattacaaatttgattatatttatatattttttattaaatattaaaaattaataaaatatagcACTTGACGAATGAATTGCAATTGTGATTATATTTATCCAAAAACATTCAAATATTTTGAgttgataaatatttaattatatcttACTTTCTAATGAAATACACCTAACACCAAATCAACTTATATAAATCCAActatttaataacattttaaataTGGTTCTTGAATTTTTCAGTGTTTAATTAttgttacttttattttatttagtaagATTCTAGCAACATAATTTTATTCATATAGGatgattttttcaataatttaagaGATTTTCTCATCTCAAGTTCAGATAAATCTTATTCATTTATACTTTTACACAAaaatacttctttatatttttaattttttttttatatgtatcattaatttgttatttcttttccACGTGTTCTTTAAATACTATTTTTCCCACTTATGTCATTTCTATTATCATCTTTTAATATTATGTAAATgaatataaagttttatacttttatattttgttttttcttattatacttttattattaaaattcaacaaatataattttaattatataagaaatttaATCTCAACCAAATTAGAAATAGAATTCAGGACATTGTCATTTTGTTATAAACATTTAACAActtttaagcatgaattttggaGGCTGAATCCACAATTGCTTGAAGTTGTCTAGCAAATTACTATAATTGTAATCTAGAAATAAGATGATCAAAGAAACTCATTTCAATTGTATCTGATCTacccttatttttttatttattaatttagtttATATTATCCAAAACAAAGAATACAAATTTTTGAAAATGCAACCCTATATATCCATCTTGTAATTTATATACTTGTTAGTTTGAGTCAAGAAATATTTTGCAACCGATTAGATTAATTCCCATTTGAATAAACTAAAGAAAACCAAAGAGATGAATGAAGATTATCAatccatcattttttatttttatatttaacctTTTCAAATAAGTTATAAAATCTTGTTTCTTCACCATGTTCACACTTCAATTCATATAATTCGCTAGGAAACTCAACATATTGGAGTGAGCACGTAGATAAAATGTTGATAACACTCATTATACTTTaagcaagaaaaaagaagaagataacaCTCATTATTCTAAATTAATGTAAATTTGAAAGTTAGGGAAAACAAAGGAAGATATAACATCGTCTTCATATGTTCCTACAAACATAATTAGAATCATTAATCCTTTTTCTATGAtagcataacaaaaaaaaaaaaaataactaaaaaaaaaaagaattacgcATGAACAATGCACCTTGATAGTTATTCAAAGAAATTGATGGGCATtatctataaaataatttatccatgataggtatatttatttcaaaagataaatatgttaattaaataataataaaataataaaaaatttattaaccaTAAAAAATACATTGGTAGTTATTCAAAGAATCTGATAAGCATTACCTGAAATCCTTTTATCCATGGTAGATATATTTGGAACAATAAATAAcagtataaaataattaaaaaattaaattaagcaTAAACAACATACCTTGATAGTTGCTCAAACAAAATTGATGAACATCATGACCTATAATCTTCTTATCGACTGTAGAAATTATCTATGACAAAAAGGAGATGTTAAAATAGAATTCAAAAAGATATGCCTTTAGttttagagtaaatacataattaccccactGATGTTGgctgagattttcaaaaagacacctaaactttgaattcgacctattaccccacgattcttacttaatccattgcaaacacaccattttgaccctctgcgtgtatacacgcgccACAGACGCGTGAAAGGACtcgaatttgacttttttgaccaatcaAAAGTTGTCACATGTAAAATAATtgatctataatttataatcttttttttaaataatatttatttattttataaaattacccccctcccccccacaCCTCTCCGCCTCCAACCCACCCACTCTTTCTTCTTTaactcaattcaccattaaagctttcattgaagtttttttttaaaaaataaatcattcattaaagcttcattttacaattaaatcatatcatttaactatccaccatttttcttcaacaccattaaagctcttcaacacaatgtcaccattaaagctccttcattaaagcttttttttttaaatcatatcattaaaactCCACtttcagttaaatcatatcatttaactatatttaaaactcaattcaatcataaaactttcaattcaatcataaaactattttttgaagtgatttgaacaaaaaaaaaaagaacgaaaaTGCATGCTGACGGAGTGTGGAAGGGGGTTGGGGGGATAGGGGGGAGATGCTGATGGGGGTGGGGATGTTGGATAGGGGGTGGGGTTGCTGAATGTGGCTGGGGGTTGAGGGGAGCTGCTGATGCGGGGGGAGGTGCTGGAtggggtgggggaagagggggtTGGTGgggtattaaattaaataaaaaggaaaattttatttaaaaaaatataaaattaaacgtAGTTAACACAtggcagcacctgattggtgcgtgTCTTCACTCACTTTTTTTGACTGAGATTTAGCAAAAAATAGtgtgtttgcaacgaaataaagaagaatcgtgggatAATAAGTCGatgttaaagtttaggtgtctttttgaaaatcttggACAAGATCAGTGGTGTAATTATTTATTTACTGTTAGTTTTATATACTACTATCTTGGTGATATTCAGACTAAAAAAAATAAGCAGGGACAtaaaatgattttattattactaatatGAGACTAAAAATTTCTATTATTGTTATGTTGAATCTatacaataaattattattaagatAAACAAAGATTAATTAATACCTCTGTGAATAACAATAAATTCTTTCGagataaataaaattcaaatttgaaaatgattatcaaaaaaaaaaaagaagaaagttgaCACTGATATATGTGTCACAGAAGGGATCTATATATATAAGACATTATAAAATtgaattttcatgaaaattaaaaattgttcAAATTCAAAACTGAATGTGATATTAATTTGTTAGAAAAGATAGGAttttaaatatcataattatcttatatcttaaattttgagtttgaaaaaacaTTAACATGGGAGATATTCttatcaattcaaattcaaaaatatagatatatctaATTTCTATTAAAACACATTATCCTTTTTGTATAAGACATATTCAAATACAAAGAATGTTAATCTGCCAAATAAAAACCTCCATTCATTCCTAGGAAACTTATCAAAAAAGATTTCCTTTATCCCAAAATTTTTAGTTATATAAGGTAAcaattaatagtaataataacaacAGCAAcccctaaaaaaagaaaaaaaattacttgtgTTTTTTTCATCAATATCTTTGTGAACAAcggaaattttattaaattaaaattcgtatgaaatttgaattatattaaatctaaaatatattagtcctaaataaatattacggattaatataattgattgattatttaagtccaaacatatatggatttaaataaagGTTAATAtttattgggctagtccattaatttgggctacaaataatgagtcactttactaagcccaagatattgtcatattctagaggcccaaataagtgtcacgtgtcaaatgacgtggcatgccaagtcaaggaaaggatccaataggaccatgccatatgtcaaaatgatgcagcaatcccaatgaaatcaaagcccataaaaggcgccacgtcactcaaatctgattggtcaaaggaagtccatattcatcatgactcttctttttcacaactataaataggggtctcataattcagaaaagggaccccctagaactctaacaagaagcaagagaaaactCATGGATCAAACActgcaatttctctaaaaaaaactcaagcattcaaatcaagttcatcaaaattcaagatcaagaccacaatattcaagaacaagctcaaaagcccttgaattcaagcacaagtcaagatcaagtccctcaaatcaacaaatcaagttcaaattcaagatcaagctttaagcccttg
The Capsicum annuum cultivar UCD-10X-F1 chromosome 6, UCD10Xv1.1, whole genome shotgun sequence DNA segment above includes these coding regions:
- the LOC107875124 gene encoding putative B3 domain-containing protein REM15, producing the protein MEFEVSIFDSNQFEREYEQTPEGVNEAGEEMNHNCKFTSQDLRANASNASLQPEGKKPNLDAKRVSSRRKEANVLASTSANADSQFVTIIKPYAVIRALVYLPSAFARPNGLMRRCKMILRDEKQRSWSVQLGPVGPRFGITRGWRQFREANAVQVGDTYKFELIDNGTIPVAYFCLSAIGFCKIKWLGE